TATCCGGCTGACTTGTTTCAGCTTCGCTATTTTCAGCCGTGGCCGGTGAAACCGCAGGTTGTTGCCGAGGTGTGGCCTCTACCGGAATGGAGGAATCCGAGGAAAGCGAAGCGGGTTGCGTTGTCGTTGCCGTAATGTCGAATCGGCTGTCTGGGGAAGACCCGTCATGCTTTCTCGCTGCTGCCTTCTTGCGCGGCCGTTGACGGACGTAGAGCAACGAACGTACCGCATCGTCTTCAAGATTGCCCAGGCGGACCTGACGGGCGAGGCTGTCGCGGATCGACTCGACGGCAGCCAGGAAAATGATGGTGACCAAAAACCAGATGACCCATGCGGCCAGCGCAACCACCTTGGTGCCTGTGGTCAGGGAGAAGGTGATGGCCATGGCCGCCGGGATGGCAATGCCGCATGCCAACGCTCCGCGCATCAGCTTGGGGTAGAGCAAGGCGAATCTGCGGGCTCTTTCCTCGATGCCGGCACGATATTCCTCTTTGTTGGCCAACATGCTCAGAGCCTGTGAAATCCGGTATTCGTGGGTCTTGTGCAACGCGGGTTCATTGGTGATGATGTCGCTGGCCTTGAGCTGACGGTCGACCAGGCTGTGCAGATTGCCCATATGCGGCTTGACCGCGAGGCCCAGGATAAAGAACAGGACGGCGAAAATCATCAGATGACCCATATTGATGAACCAGTCGGCATGGTAAAAGCCCGCGATGGTCTCGCGCAACGCGTTGATGGAATAGGTGAACGGGAAGTAGGGGTACATGTCGCGGAAGAACTTCGGCATCATCTCGATGGGGTACATGCCCGACGAACCTGGAATCTGAACGATGACCAAGGCCACGCACAGCGCCTTGCCGACGTGCATGAACGAGGTCGAGAGCGCGTAGGTGATGCTGACGTAGACCATCGAGGCGAGCATCGAGGTGATGAGGAAGATCGGCACATTGTGGCATTGCACGCCGATGACGAGCTCGCCTAGCACGGTGACGATGGCCTGTGTCGTCGCGATCAGCGCGAGAAGAATCCAACGTCCCCAATAACGCTGCCCGGGCGTCGGCTCGTCTTCCAGCCCCTCGTCGTCCACTTCCAGCTTCATCAGCACCACCAGCATGAATGCCCCGACCCACAGCGTCAGGTTCGTGAATAGCGGTGCCATACCGGAGCCGTAGGTGGTGACCGGATAGACGACTTTTGTATCGAGAACGGTGGGTGAGAGCATGAAGTCCGCGATTTTTGCAGCGTCAAGCTTGCCGTCGCCACCCACGGATTTTGCCAGAATGCCGGAGCCGGAAAGCGTGGAGGAGCTGGAAAGCGCCGTGATGTCGGTGGTGAGCGTGGACAGATGCTGTTGCAGGTTCGCCAATCCTTTGTCGGTGCCGGCCAGCGCTTTGGCCGCAGTGGCTGCGGCCTGGTCGACCTGGTTCAAGACGAGCGAGGATTGCGTGATGAGCGAGCCTTGCGAAGCGAGGTTGGCCGAGGATGTGGCGGCTACCGTCGAAAGGCCGTTCAAGCCGTTGTTCAGCTGGGGCAATGCTCCGGTCGTGATGGTTTTCCTGG
The window above is part of the Bifidobacterium sp. ESL0704 genome. Proteins encoded here:
- a CDS encoding YhgE/Pip domain-containing protein — encoded protein: MSNVLAIVRRDIVRLLRVPAAWVVLFGLVFIPPLYAWFNIAGFWNPYGNTNGIEVIVVNNDRGTDSKAIGKMNMGAQIVRQLKGNHQLGWKFAGQRDAMQRVQSGESYASIIIPDNFSDRVAGVIEGRGARPTLEYYVNEKANALASRMTDTGASTVDSQVNETFVSTVSKVVSGIVNKTDADINAKADTATADTLADLDKAQQSVAQIRSDITDLTATLNDVPGKTRTARTILDKTQKAGAQTSRQLKGAADAIDNTQNTLNDWRNNADSTLNNSSNLLSQASSNANIAINSVAAGLTKANGDVGSALSTAQQINNDTNSLIGLLEEAGIPGSSSAIAGLQAQNKRLGDAINILNDLNSSENLGATTTNTVSAANGIDTATQSALGNAANARKTITTGALPQLNNGLNGLSTVAATSSANLASQGSLITQSSLVLNQVDQAAATAAKALAGTDKGLANLQQHLSTLTTDITALSSSSTLSGSGILAKSVGGDGKLDAAKIADFMLSPTVLDTKVVYPVTTYGSGMAPLFTNLTLWVGAFMLVVLMKLEVDDEGLEDEPTPGQRYWGRWILLALIATTQAIVTVLGELVIGVQCHNVPIFLITSMLASMVYVSITYALSTSFMHVGKALCVALVIVQIPGSSGMYPIEMMPKFFRDMYPYFPFTYSINALRETIAGFYHADWFINMGHLMIFAVLFFILGLAVKPHMGNLHSLVDRQLKASDIITNEPALHKTHEYRISQALSMLANKEEYRAGIEERARRFALLYPKLMRGALACGIAIPAAMAITFSLTTGTKVVALAAWVIWFLVTIIFLAAVESIRDSLARQVRLGNLEDDAVRSLLYVRQRPRKKAAARKHDGSSPDSRFDITATTTQPASLSSDSSIPVEATPRQQPAVSPATAENSEAETSQPDTLAFDTGDIETLKNELDNAANPRNDSQERNGQKGGDR